From a region of the Besnoitia besnoiti strain Bb-Ger1 chromosome I, whole genome shotgun sequence genome:
- a CDS encoding ribosomal protein RPS14 (encoded by transcript BESB_000430) yields MAPKKSAKAAAAEEGEGAAAQTSGLGPATRDGEIVFGVAHIYASFNDTFIHVTDLSGRETLVRVTGGMKVKADRDESSPYAAMMAAADVAARCKELGISAVHVKVRAAGGTRSKTPGPGAQSALRALARSGMRIGRIEDVTPIPTDSTRRKSGRRGRRL; encoded by the exons ATGGCACCGAAGAAGTCCGCaaaagccgccgccgccgaggagggcgaaggcgcggctgcgcaaaCCTCCGGTCTCGGACCCGCGacccgcgacggcgaaatTGTGTTTGGCGTCGCGCACATCTACGCCTCGTTTAACGACACTTTCATTCACGTGACAGACCTCAGCGGCCGCGAAACCCTTGTCCGCGTCACCGGCGGCATGAAGGTCAAGGCAGACCGCGACGAAAGCTCGCCGTACGCTGCCATGATGGCTGCTGCCGATGTCGCCGCCAGATGCAAAGAGCTCGGCATCTCGGCTGTCCACGTCAAGGtccgcgcagccggcgggaCTCGCAGCAAGACCCCTGGTCCCGGTGCACAGAGCGCTCTCAG agCCTTGGCACGTTCTGGCATGCGCATTGGCCGCATCGAGGACGTCACCCCGATCCCGACAGACTCCACCCGGAGAAAGTCtggtcgccgcggtcgccgtctcTAG
- a CDS encoding hypothetical protein (encoded by transcript BESB_000440): MKAPRVFFLLLLSFLCLNSVLLLLFDRLVQEPYMDEEFHIPQAQRYCRRLPPAFYHPSISTPPGLYWVSSLVLRALSTPASLASLALLRRASAEEEIMRVRQEGARDEAGGGCRDVEDSALGWHSELAERRGKPETNAGAGMQNLAGDASKRTEEGGELRQSTLPFFCRYVSSFRAFNALIVSPLTLVLLWHLAKALRRPWAGSASLASAHAAWEARSFARSSDAAFAFLSTIVAPAGGDAEASDLLVALRVARAALLPTFYFYNFLFYTDPLGALLLLFAYAQLLLSPSLWSFAAAATLAFFVRQTSVVWSGGACLLTFLAATSVLSTGESRVQETLPARQAKSRVSSDRAATPAKRQPPRGAHAGEAEKEGTRHTEETQRSVWARLLPSGFQTSGAAGAHLARSTWESAKSALAFFFSPRACCRVTLPLAAPLLAFALFVVFNGGKVAVGHQAFHRPRVHTAQLLYAALAVASAASPATYLVVLRRLSCLLKALFAVVDAWARQSLGKELHGFCGLKSEALEGEGQTAGERRAETHAPTEARRDAKRMKAPLSGAGSALEETSESQRTSSSSDCSRGGDGCVETDQGDMPRHCGAFFMYFVCLSLAAGIGAIAHPFILNDSRHVVFYLWRHVLRFPLFRWLVGPFAAACYLAFGMPCSLVSPPVPACIVSRSKCSGQLGAEHEAAAEAKAGGERVKGEGTDAKSRRQQEEGREWEADPAASPEFAKRIPADIPAASDLRFVCPRSSRFYTFASLFTFFLCCVLALVPTGLIEPRYFLFLLLLFVLHERFPSSREANLASSRRRRSPGKPEEAQLAESSSAEDMACTYSRYSRSVAGASAAARLATRRRENGEGAAESVADNVNEGEADALQDSKVLRTQSAKNGERENVLWLLLRCLLNPSCWRNLYRGRDLGEKEDLANEAAALLINASLSCVIFFVFLYRPYRDAAGNIARFML, from the exons atgaaggcgccgcgcgttttcttcctccttctcctctccttcctctgtctcAACTCCGTCCTCCTGCTCCTTTTTGACCGGCTAGTTCAGGAGCCCTACATGGACGAG GAGTTTCACattccgcaggcgcagcgctactgccgacgcctgccgcccgcgtTCTATCATCCGAGTATAAGCACGCCACCAGGCCTCTACTGGGTTTCCTCGCTCGTtctgcgcgcgctgtcgactcctgcctccctcgcttcgcttgccttgttgcggcgcgcctccgcggaggaagagatCATGCGAGTGCGgcaagaaggcgcgagggacGAGGCCGGAGGAGGATGTCGAGACGTGGAGGACAGCGCTCTTGGATGGCACAGTGAACTCGCGGAAAGACGCGGAAAACCGGAAACgaacgcaggcgcaggcatGCAGAAcctcgcgggcgacgcgtccAAGCGGACAGAAGAGGGGGGAGAGTTGCGACAGTCGACTCTGCCGTTCTTCTGCCGGTATGTCTCTTCGTTCCGCGCATTCAATGCACTGATCGTCTCGCCGTTGACTCTTGTTCTCCTCTGGCATCTCGCGaaggccctccgccgcccctggGCGGGGAGCGCCTCCTTGGCTTCTGCGCATGCCGCGTGGGAGGCGCGTTCCTTCGCTCGTTCTTCTGACGCTGCATTTGCTTTTCTCTCGACGATTGTCGCTCCCGCGggtggcgacgcggaggcgagcgacctGCTGGTCGCGCTCAGggtggcgcgcgccgcgcttcttccaACCTTCTACTTCTACAATTTCCTCTTCTACACAGACCCGCTCGGTGCGCTCCTGTTGCTCTTCGCCtacgcgcagctcctcctcagcCCAAGCCTGTGGAGTTttgcggctgccgcgacgcTTGCCTTCTTCGTGCGACAA ACCTCCGTCGTctggagcggcggcgcatgtCTCCTCAccttcctcgcggcgacgtCAGTCCTGTCGACAGGCGAGAGTCGCGTGCAGGAGACTCTtcccgcgcggcaggcgaagtCTCGAGTCTCTTCGGATcgggcagcgacgccggcgaaacggcagcctcctcgaggcgcgcatgcaggcgaggcggagaaagaaggaaccaggcacacagaggagacacagaggTCGGTCTGGGCTCGTCTGCTGCCGTCTGGCTTTCAaacgagcggcgccgccggcgcgcaccTTGCGCGTTCGACGTGGGAGTCTGCAAAGAGCGCGctcgcctttttcttttcgccgcgggcctgctgTCGCGTcactctccctctcgcggctccgcttctcgcctttgctctcttcgtcgtcttcaacGGCGGGAAAGTCGCTGTGGGACATCAGGCTTTCCACCGCCCGAGGGTACATACAGCTCAGCTGCTGtacgccgctctcgccgtcgccagcgcggccAGTCCGGCGACGTATCTTGTagttctccgccgcctgagtTGCCTGCTGAAGGCCTTGTTTGCGGTCGTCGACGCGTGGGCGCGTCAATCTCTCGGGAAGGAACTTCACGGCTTCTGTGGCCTCAAGAGTGAGGCCCTGGAGGGCGAAGGGCAgacggcgggcgagcgacgagccgaaacgcacgcgccgacggaggcgcgccgagacgcgaagcggaTGAAGGCGCCGCTCAGCGGAGCCGGATCCGCTCTCGAAGAGACCTCTGAGTCACAGAGaacgtcttcttcttcagactgttcgcgcggaggcgacggatGCGTGGAGACCGATCAAGGTGACATGCCGCGGCATTGTGGCGCGTTTTTCATGTATTTTGTCTGCCTCAGTTTGGCAGCTGGTATAGGCGCGATCGCCCATCCCTTCATACTTAACGACAGCCGCCACGTCGTCTTTTACCTCTGGAGGCACGTGCTGCGTTTTCCGCTCTTCAGGTGGCTAGTAGGTCCCTTCGCGGCAGCCTGCTACCTCGCCTTCGGCATGCCGTGCTCActcgtctcgcctccggTGCCTGCCTGCATCGTCTCTCGATCGAAGTGCAGCGGACAGCTTGGCGCGGAgcacgaggcagcagcggaagcgaAAGCCGGCGGAGAAAGGGTGAAAGGCGAAGGGACAGACGCGAAATCGAGAAGGCAGCAAGAGGAGGGACGAGAGTGGGAGGCTGAtcctgcggcctctccggAGTTCGCAAAGAGAATCCCGGCAGATATCCCTGCGGCGTCGGATTTGCGTTTTGTGTGCCCGCGCTCTAGCCGCTTCTAcaccttcgcctctctcttcaccttctttctctgctgcgttCTAGCGCTGGTTCCCACAGGCCTCATCGAGCCGAGGTAtttcctctttctgcttctcctcttcgtcctgcaTGAACGATTTCCTTCCTCACGCGAGGCGAACCTCGCGTCTAGTAGGCGCCGAAGGTCGCCGGGAAAACCGGAGGAGGCACAGCTGGCGGAGTCCAGCTCAGCGGAGGACATGGCGTGTACCTACAGCCGGTATTCGAGGtccgtcgcaggcgcctcggctgcggcgcgtctaGCAACGCGCCGAAGGGAAAACGgggaaggcgctgcggaaaGCGTCGCTGACAACGTGAACGAGGGGGAAGCAGACGCGTTACAAGACAGCAAGGTGTTACGGACGCAGAGCGCAAAGAATGGGGAGCGAGAGAATGTGCTGTGGCTGCTTCTGCGGTGCTTGCTGAACCCGTCCTGCTGGCGAAATCTTTATCGCGGGAGAGACCttggagagaaagaggaccTTGCTAACGAAGCCGCGGCCTTGCTTATCAACGCCAGTCTCAGTTGTGTcattttcttcgttttcctctATCGGCCGTACCGTGATGCAGCGGGAAACATCGCGCGCTTCATGCTGTGA
- a CDS encoding hypothetical protein (encoded by transcript BESB_000450), producing MLHENHEKLVFVCNGYIDRLNPRLLPERLRRRLERNRSPALKRYDGKLAWSQAVESAIKRTHTPCLAFAQAHSHHLLESLSMDEVLALEKLVPEIREAFKTSKAKLAEQEAQDKFTRHVSVGLAGLEGDPVSFPFELKRAESKNP from the exons ATG CTTCACGAAAATCACGAGAAGCTCGTCTTCGTTTGCAACGGATACATCGACCGCCTCAATCCGCGACTGCTGCctgagcgcctgcgcaggcgcctcgagcgGAACCGCAGCCCGGCGCTGAAGCGCTACGACGGCAAGCTCGCGTGGAGTCAAGCTGTCGAAA GCGCGATAAAACGCACACACACCCCCTGTCTGGCGTTCGCTCAGGCTCACTCCCACCA CTTGCTGGAGTCCCTCTCTATGGACGAAGTCCTCGCGCTGGAGAAGCTCGTTCCCGAGATCCGCGAGGCGTTCAAAA CCTCTAAGGCCAAGCTCGCTGAGCAAGAGGCGCAGGACAAGTTCACGCGCCACGTCTCCGTCGGCCTTGCTGGGCTCGAAGGAGACCCTGTCTCCTTTCCGTTTGAGCTGAAGCGGGCAGAGTCCAAGAATCCCTGA
- a CDS encoding putative ribosomal RNA large subunit methyltransferase FTSJ1 (encoded by transcript BESB_000460) gives MGKLSKDRRDIYYRRAKEEGYRARSAYKLLQLDDELHFLSPPSLSRRSRQARRAREEAQDAELDAQAEAADVEDDGEAAEDSDGEQDSCQGEDAYPVRAVDLCAAPGSWSQVLRRRLWENYRRKLARFEARKARETQASSSSSPPSSPSSPSSSSLLDSSFSALSSPPAPPLIVAVDLQEMAPIPGVFALQADITHESTIRSILDFFSQQPADLVVCDGAPDVTGMHDIDEFIQAQLLFAALKCVGGVLKSGGAFVCKTFRGEQIPLVYLQLKTLFAEVRCCKPAASRNSSIEAFLVCKGFQPLPRHWLNAPSAATAPTEEGVEGKAEAEGDARDGAVQGCLVPFLACGDLAGYDADRNYPLDAKQHVFLPPTQPPVRPPYHEALQRKRGAGAAA, from the coding sequence ATGGGGAAGCTATCGAAAGACCGCAGAGACATCTACTAccgccgcgcgaaggaggagggctaccgcgcgcgctcggcgtACAAGCTGCTTCAACTTGACGACGAACTTCACTtcctgtcgccgccttcgctgtcgcggcgctcacggcaggctcggcgggcgcgcgaggaggcccaGGACGCCGAGctcgacgcgcaggccgaggcggcggacgtggaggacgacggcgaggcggctgagGATAGCGACGGAGAGCAGGACTCTTGtcaaggcgaagacgcctaCCCCGTGCGCGCTGTTGatctctgcgcagcgccaggcAGCTGGTCACAagtcctgcggcgtcgcctctgggAGAACTACCGCCGAAAGCTCGCCCGCttcgaggcgcggaaggcgcgagagactcaagcttcttcttcctcttctcctccgtcttcgccctcttctccctcctcttcttctctcctcgatTCCTCGTTCTCGGCtttgtcttcgccgccggcgcctccgctgatCGTGGCAGTTGATCTGCAGGAGATGGCGCCGATTCCGGGCGTCTTTGCTCTGCAGGCGGATATCACGCACGAGTCGACGATTCGCTCGATCCTTGATTTCTTttcgcagcagccggcggaTCTGGTGGtgtgcgacggcgcgccagaCGTGACCGGCATGCATGATATCGACGAGTTCAttcaggcgcagctgcttttCGCGGCGCTCAAGTGCGTCGGTGGCGTCCTCAAGTCCGGGGGGGCTTTCGTCTGCAAGACtttccgcggcgagcagatCCCCCTCGTCTACCTCCAGCTCAAGACACTCTTCGCAGAAGTCCGGTGCTGCAAGCCTGCAGCCAGCCGCAACAGCAGCATCGAGGCCTTTCTCGTCTGCAAGGGCTTCCAGCCTCTCCCACGGCACTGGCTCAatgcgccctccgcagcgacCGCTCCCACAGAAGAGGGAGTAGAAGGAAAAGCTGAAGCAGAGGGAGATGCGCGCGACGGTGCTGTTCAGGGCTGCCTCGtgcccttcctcgcctgcggagacctGGCGGGCTACGACGCAGACCGCAACTACCCGCTCGACGCGAAGCAGCacgtcttcctccctcccACGCAGCCGCCTGTGCGCCCTCCCTACCACGAAGCTCTCCAACGCaagcgaggcgctggcgccgccgcctga
- a CDS encoding hypothetical protein (encoded by transcript BESB_000470) produces the protein MTSAAGRQASVLTPGPASGFYTPPAPHVAPVVMPPSRYGSYPQFASAAHPSAPSVRPPVYTAFRSASAVGGAHPTGPPILSQTERIAVQPRRATDGQPSLHLPLSNSLPSSASSRYSTLQPSWTAPPSLRLNLPPQVYSAGIKEEEETTFVEDERSQGPCCGRDAGRNERKETPNFLKVFCLLGGLLTAGCCCVAAADFFHVVIDPVSYILTLFQACLGAVVFVYEASWFARLSPCQKALSDRCAFLNCPICKGLFYMYIGIVSLSLRTVASFYTIPGTYMVVVGFFCVMVQKTVLEPVEKLGRSIGRPAWAA, from the exons ATGACCTCAGCGGCAGGTCGCCAGGCGTCTGTGCTCACGCCTGGACCCGCCTCGGGCTTCTacacgccgcccgcgcctcacGTCGCGCCGGTCGTgatgccgccgtcgcgctaCGGCTCCTATCCGCAGTttgcgtcggcggcgcatcCGTCCGCCCCGTCTGTCAGGCCTCCAGTCTACAccgccttccgcagcgcgagcgcagtcggcggcgcgcacccCACGGGGCCGCCGATTTTGTCGCAGACCGAGCGCATCGCTGtgcagccccgccgcgcgacagacgGTCAGCCGTCGCTGCATTTGCCGCTCTCCAactcgctgccttcctccgcctcgtcgcgatACTCCACTCTGCAGCCGTCGTGGACTGCGCCACCTTCGCTCCGCCTGAATCTCCCCCCGCAGGTCTACTCCGCGGGCAtcaaggaagaagaggagaccaCCTTCGTCGAGGACGAACGCTCACAAGGCCCCTGCTGCGGAAGAGACGCTGGCAGAAATGAGCGGAAAGAAA CGCCGAATTTCCTCAAGGTCTTCTGTCTGCTCGGCGGCCTTCTGACCgcgggctgctgctgcgtcgccgccgccgacttCTTCCACGTCGTGATTGATCCCGTCTCCTACATCCTCACTCTCTTCCAAGC gTGCCTGGGAGCCGTTGTGTTCGTCTACGAGGCCTCTTggttcgcgcgcctctcgccttgcCAGAAAGCACTCAGCGATCGCTGCGCCTTTCTGAACTGCCCTATCTGCAAAGGCCTCTTCTACATGTATATCG GTATCGTCAGCCTGAGTCTCCGCACGGTCGCGTCCTTCTACACGATTCCAG GCACCTACATGGTTGTCGtcggcttcttctgcgtgatGGTGCAAAAAACGGTTCTGGAGCCAGTAGAGAAGCTCGGGAGATCGATCGGCAGACCTGCGTGGGCGGCGtag
- a CDS encoding putative pre-mRNA-processing protein 8 (encoded by transcript BESB_000480): protein MEDSSGGLSASRVRELLHSSLGFSTRAVADMVLDAALSATSLSSLSSRLEEVGLSSSQASRLATVLIAERQTGGDASAPSSSRARDDGESSFSAPSSKRARGAESSSSSSPSSPSSSPAEDEAARRAREREEDEAERDAFVTRLREREQASSRKVGFARARQAEREREEARWKEGEADKEATAALSDPIDLVLEARKGRNEKLRDNEAYVQRLREEARRTYLKKREDDRIALAERTLKDKEWMFAGEKLTEQEKKDLEVERTTLEIAKTVVREREARGVIDSYVMPDSYDEDQQARLNVMNQKYVEAKEHVSEQLLVERQKAAYAHVAFGAQKGREDDANRKKYALLNEEGGTIDFELLETHGKQPLDDEDWNLSREDKEEKARQQRKLAQLSLQEERKMLPVYGYRTEFLKAVREYPVLIVVGETGSGKTTQLPQYLYEVGYGKAGKIGCTQPRRVAAMSVAARVATEVGCKLGLEVGYSIRFEDCTSDKTILKYMTDGMLLREFLTEPDLASYSVMMIDEAHERTLHTDVLFGLVKDLARFRKDFKLIVSSATLEAEKFSEYFDNAPIFRIPGRRYPVQIYYTKAPEANFIDATVVTVLQIHLTQPLGDILVFLPGQQEIEEALEELERRVRGRGTEIGELILLPIYSTLPSELQAKIFEPTPEKARKVVLATNIAETSITIDQIVYVIDCGFCKQNTYSPKTGMESLVTVPCSKAAVNQRAGRAGRVRPGHCFRLYTRFSYEKEMEDANVPEIQRTSLGHVVLALKSLGIDDLINFDFMDPPPPETLIKALELLYALGALNDKGQLTKLGRRMAEFPLEPMYSKMILQGEKFRCVDECITICAMLGAGNSIFYRPKDKAMHADNARKNFFRPGGDHLTLLNLYKQWEDTSFSVPWCYENFVQHRTIQRARDVREQLLDLLPRVEVEPSSDPTDADAIRKAVTSGFFTQGARLNRNGTYSTIKQPHTVEIHPQSSLFGETPKVVLYTELVLTTKEYMRNVMEIRPEWLLEVAPHFYRDKELELGKVPVQPKKGREKLV from the exons ATGGAGGACTCGTCGGGCGGcctgtctgcctcgcgcgtgcgagagCTCCTCCACTCCTCGCTCGGTttctcgacgcgcgccgtcgcggacaTGGTCCtggacgcggcgctctccgcgacttcgctttcctctctctcttctcgtctcGAAGAAGTTggtctctcttcgtcgcaaGCCTCGCGACTGGCGACTGTGCTCATCGCCGAGCGCCAGactggcggcgacgcctccgccccatcctcctcgcgggcgcgcgacgacggcgaatccagtttctccgcgccctcctcgaagcgcgcgagaggcgcagaatcctcctcttcttcttctccctcttctccctcttcttcgccggccgaagatgaggccgcgcggcgtgcgcgcgagcgcgaagaggacgaggcggagagggacgCCTTTGTAACCCGACTGAGGGAGCGGGAGCAGGCATCGTCGCGCAAAGTCGgcttcgcgcgggcgcggcaggcggagcgtgagcgcgaggaagcgcgctggaaggagggcgaggcggacaaggaggcgaccgcggcgctgtcgGATCCGATTGACCTcgtcctcgaggcgcgcaaAGGCCGCAACGAGAAGCTCCGCGACAACGAGGCCTACgtccagcggctgcgcgaggaggcgcggcggacgtaTCTGAAAAAGCGCGAAGACGACCGGATCGCACTCGCAGAGCGCACGCTGAAGGACAAAGAGTGGATGTTTGCCGGCGAGAAGCTGACTgagcaggagaagaaggatcTCGAGGTTGAGCGCACGACGCTGGAGATCGCGAAAACCGtcgtgcgcgagcgcgaggctcgcggcgtcATCGACTCCTACGTGATGCCCGATTCCTACGACGAAGACCAACAGGCGCGGCTCAACGTGATGAACCAAAAATAcgtcgaggcgaaggaacACGTCAGTGAGCAGCTTCTCGTCGAGCGGCAGAAGGCCGCCTACGCCCacgtcgccttcggcgcccaGAAGGgacgcgaggacgacgcaaaCAGGAAAAAATACGCTCTCCTCAATGAGGAAGGTGGCACGATCGACTTCGAGCTCCTCGAAACGCACGGCAAACAGCccctcgacgacgaggactgGAACCTCTCCCGCGAAGACAAAGAGGAAAAGGCTCGCCAACAACGCAAACTCGCGCAACTCTCCCTGCAG GAGGAGCGCAAGATGCTGCCTGTTTACGGCTACCGGACGGAGTTCCTCAAGGCTGTGCGCGAGTATCCCGTGCTCATCGTGGTGGGCGAGACGGGCAGCGGAAAAacgacgcagctgccgcagtaCCTCTACGAAGTCGGCTACGGAAAAGCCGGAAAAATCGGCTGCACGCAGCCCCGCAGAGTCGCCGCCAtgtccgtcgccgcccgcgtcgcgaCTGAAGTCGGATGCAAACTCGGCCTCGAG GTGGGATATTCGATTCGCTTCGAAGACTGCACTTCGGACAAGACGATTTTGAAGTACATGACGGACGgcatgctgctgcgcgagttCCTGACCGAGCCTGACCTTGCGAGCTATTCGGTCATGATGATCGACGAGGCCCATGAACGCACGCTTCACACCGACGTCCTCTTCGGTCTTGTGAAGGATCTCGCTCG CTTCCGCAAGGACTTCAAGTTGATTGTTTCCTCGGCGAcgctggaggcggagaagtTCTCGGAGTATTTTGACAACGCGCCGATTTTCCGCATTCCTGGGCGGCGCTACCCCGTTCAGATTTACTACACGAAGGCGCCGGAAGCGAATTTCATCGACGCAACCGTCGTTACAGTGCTGCAGATTCACCTGACGCAGCCGCTCGGCGACATCCTCGTTTTCCTCCCGGGGCAACAGGAGATCGAagaggcgctcgaggagctcgaaCGAAG agtgcgcggccgcggcacggAGATAGGCGAGTTGATTCTTCTCCCGATCTACTCGACACTCCCGagcgagctgcaggcgaagatCTTTGAGCCGACGCctgagaaggcgcggaaagTCGTGCTCGCCACCAACATCGCCGAGACCTCCATCACAATAGATCAAATCGTCTACGTCATCGACTGCGGATTCTGCAAACAGAACACCTACAGCCCGAAGACAG GCATGGAGTCGCTTGTGACCGTCCCCTGCAGCAAGGCCGCGGTGAAccagcgcgcaggccgcgcaggtcGTGTGCGCCCCGGGCACTGCTTTCGGCTCTACACGCGTTTCTCGTACGAAAAGGAGATGGAGGACGCGAACGTCCCCGAAATCCAGCGAACCAGTCTCGGGCACGTCGTTCTCGCGCTCAAGAGTCTGGGCATCGACGACCTGATCAACTTCGACTTCATGGATCCACCCCCACCCGAGACGCTGATCAAggccctcgagctcctctacgccctcggcgcgctcAACGACAAG GGACAGCTGACGAAGCTGGGACGGCGCATGGCAGAGTTTCCTCTGGAGCCGATGTACTCGAAGATGATTTTGCAGGGGGAGAAGTTCAGGTGCGTCGATGAGTGCATCACGATCTGTGCGATGCTAGGCGCCGGAAACAGCATCTTCTACAGACCGAAGGACAAAGCGATGCACGCCGACAACGCCAGAAAGAACTTCTTCCGACCTGGCGGCGACCATTTGACGCTGCTCAATCTCTACAAGCAGTGGGAAGACACGT CTTTTTCGGTGCCGTGGTGCTACGAGAACTTCGTGCAGCACCGGACGATTCAGCGGGCGCGAGACGTCCgcgagcagctcctcgaTTTGCTTCCGCGCGTAGAAGTGGAGCCTTCCTCGGACCCAACCGACGCCGATGCCATTCGAAAAGCCGTCACATCTGGATTCTTCACGCAG ggcgcgcggctgaacCGCAACGGGACGTACTCGACGATCAAGCAGCCGCACACAGTGGAGATTCATCCGCAGTCGAGTCTGTTTGGCGAGACGCCCAAGGTCGTCTTGTATACGGAGTTGGTGCTGACGACGAAGGAGTACATGCGCAACGTGATGGAGATTCGGCCTGAGTGGTTGCTCGAAGTCGCGCCGCACTTTTACCGAGACAAGGAGCTCGAGCTCGGCAAGGTGCCGGTCCAGCCCAAGAAAGGACGGGAAAAGCTTGTCTGA